From one Streptomyces chromofuscus genomic stretch:
- a CDS encoding type II toxin-antitoxin system RelE/ParE family toxin produces MDSGRYSIEIEPEVRLWLENIPAHHYKQAERVADLLAEQPTTLDEPHSRHLGGKLRELRFRLGDAHQRITYWPAPGRRVVLLTVFRKTKMREQAEVDRAHAAQRLCEAEHEAAAEHDLYSRNLKENR; encoded by the coding sequence ATGGACAGCGGGAGGTACTCGATCGAGATCGAGCCGGAGGTGCGGCTGTGGCTGGAGAACATTCCCGCCCATCACTACAAGCAGGCCGAGCGCGTCGCCGACCTGCTCGCCGAGCAGCCCACCACCCTCGACGAACCGCACTCCCGCCATCTGGGCGGCAAGCTCCGCGAGCTGCGCTTCCGCCTCGGCGATGCCCATCAGCGGATCACCTACTGGCCGGCGCCCGGCCGACGTGTCGTGCTGCTCACCGTGTTCCGCAAGACCAAGATGCGCGAGCAGGCCGAAGTGGACCGCGCCCACGCCGCACAGCGATTGTGCGAGGCAGAGCATGAAGCCGCCGCCGAGCACGACCTCTACAGCCGCAACCTCAAGGAGAACCGATGA
- a CDS encoding TetR/AcrR family transcriptional regulator, translating to MQTTDTPGRTPQRKDAHSNRRRILATARQKLRSDPDTSLDSIAQAAGVARRTLYGHFPSRHALIADLTQGRP from the coding sequence ATGCAGACGACCGACACCCCGGGCCGTACTCCGCAGCGCAAGGACGCTCACTCCAACCGCCGACGCATCCTCGCGACCGCCCGGCAGAAACTGCGGAGCGACCCCGACACGAGTCTCGACAGCATCGCTCAGGCGGCCGGCGTCGCCCGGCGCACCCTCTACGGACACTTCCCCAGCCGGCATGCGCTGATCGCCGACCTGACACAGGGCAGGCCATGA
- a CDS encoding TetR/AcrR family transcriptional regulator: MPLTEAGIYAAALRLIDADGVEALTMRKLATELDANPMSLYHHVPNKEAVLRGVTRMVGAQFRTVTLEDAPWQERIRLLATDFRTLAHRHPELMAYSFSHQPDFIQPDDPFWTALTAIMEAAGVPQSEVSEIAALMVAVVIGVLAAELNGSLHQWSTLKPPGSDDAEGGDGDADPDSADTASEGPDQDHMFRLVMDTLITGLESRLTGDRDGRDAGL, translated from the coding sequence GTGCCTCTGACCGAGGCCGGGATCTACGCCGCCGCCCTGCGGCTGATCGACGCGGACGGTGTCGAGGCGCTCACCATGCGCAAACTCGCCACCGAGCTCGACGCGAACCCGATGTCGCTGTACCACCACGTGCCGAACAAGGAAGCGGTGCTGCGCGGCGTGACAAGAATGGTCGGCGCCCAGTTCCGCACCGTGACGCTCGAGGACGCTCCCTGGCAGGAGCGCATCCGCCTGCTCGCAACCGACTTCCGGACCCTGGCGCATCGTCACCCCGAACTGATGGCCTACTCGTTCAGCCACCAGCCCGACTTCATCCAGCCGGACGACCCGTTCTGGACCGCGCTCACGGCGATCATGGAGGCTGCCGGGGTTCCGCAGTCAGAGGTCTCGGAGATCGCGGCGCTGATGGTCGCCGTCGTCATCGGTGTCCTCGCCGCCGAACTCAACGGCTCGCTCCACCAGTGGTCGACCCTCAAGCCCCCCGGCTCTGACGATGCTGAAGGCGGTGACGGGGACGCGGACCCCGACTCTGCGGACACAGCCTCTGAAGGCCCTGATCAGGACCACATGTTCCGCCTTGTGATGGACACGCTGATCACGGGTCTGGAAAGCCGGCTCACCGGCGATCGCGACGGCCGGGACGCCGGCCTTTGA
- a CDS encoding fumarylacetoacetate hydrolase family protein: MSTNVLRTADGWWVVLPQALDSARAGGTPTDRAVRIDTKAVTTAELLADRAAIREAAASGESGTPVADLVALPPVTTPCRVVAQMVNYRSHAKDSGFTGDIPPTFFRKASGSVSGPHDTIVRPAHVNFLDYEVELGLVMGETLPVGTVVEEQDLPRYVAGLVLTNDVSARDVQLTKTQFYESKSYPTFTPTGPYLALLEPEDFAHLLNLRLRLNVNGVPRQDRTLADMIVRPAQALTLLARFQTLDPGDLLLTGTPGGTALKAPPKPVAKISALLPPAVKWKAFFKGQAKNPLYLRDGDVITATIATPDGRIDLGEQRTAVADAR; this comes from the coding sequence ATGAGTACCAACGTGCTGCGCACCGCCGACGGCTGGTGGGTCGTCCTCCCCCAAGCTCTCGACTCCGCTCGAGCAGGGGGGACCCCCACCGACCGCGCCGTCCGCATCGACACCAAGGCCGTCACCACCGCCGAGCTGCTGGCCGACCGGGCCGCGATCCGGGAGGCCGCCGCCTCCGGCGAGAGCGGCACGCCCGTCGCCGACCTGGTGGCGCTGCCCCCGGTCACCACCCCGTGCCGGGTGGTCGCCCAGATGGTCAACTACCGCAGCCACGCCAAGGATTCGGGCTTCACCGGTGACATTCCGCCCACCTTCTTCCGCAAGGCGTCCGGCTCGGTCAGCGGCCCGCACGACACCATCGTCCGCCCCGCGCACGTGAACTTCCTCGACTACGAGGTCGAACTCGGCCTCGTCATGGGCGAAACCCTGCCCGTCGGCACCGTCGTCGAGGAGCAGGACCTGCCGCGCTACGTCGCCGGCCTGGTCCTGACCAACGACGTCAGCGCCCGCGACGTCCAGCTGACCAAGACCCAGTTCTACGAGAGCAAGTCCTACCCGACCTTCACCCCGACCGGTCCGTACCTGGCCCTGCTGGAGCCCGAGGACTTCGCCCACCTGCTGAACCTGCGACTGCGGCTGAACGTCAACGGCGTGCCGCGCCAGGACCGCACCCTGGCCGACATGATCGTACGACCGGCGCAGGCGCTCACCCTGCTCGCCCGCTTCCAGACGCTCGACCCCGGCGACCTGCTGCTCACCGGCACGCCCGGCGGCACCGCCCTGAAGGCCCCGCCCAAACCGGTCGCGAAGATCAGTGCGCTGCTCCCGCCCGCGGTGAAGTGGAAGGCGTTCTTCAAGGGGCAGGCCAAGAACCCCCTCTACCTGCGCGACGGTGACGTCATCACCGCCACGATCGCCACCCCCGACGGGCGGATCGACCTCGGCGAGCAGCGAACCGCCGTGGCGGACGCGAGGTGA
- a CDS encoding zinc-binding dehydrogenase — translation MDTMLAGRFHLDSKKFAVEEVPIPVPGPGEVLIEVKAAGVCLSDVHLLDGSLVPMFATSDTVTVGHEVSGVIHTLGPDLKRGLPVGTRVTLEAGKTCGTCAGCVRHRPCTQVLTAGIDYDGGWAEYMIAREDTLIPIPDSLPFDQAAIIPDAVSTPYAAVVATAGVRAAQSVGVWGVGGVGAHNVRLARLVGAAPIIAVDPLPSARERALAFGADLALDPAAPDFADQVRAATGGRGLDFAFDCAGVPAVRDQAASVLGLGGSLILVGITPRPLTITEGLTFNYLQKQVRGHYGGFPESVSELVQLTAAGRLDLAPSITDHVPLVEAADAVHRLENKIGDPIRLILVP, via the coding sequence ATGGACACCATGCTCGCCGGACGCTTCCACCTGGACAGCAAGAAGTTCGCCGTGGAAGAGGTCCCGATCCCCGTGCCGGGCCCGGGCGAGGTCCTCATCGAGGTCAAAGCAGCCGGCGTCTGCCTCTCCGACGTCCACCTGCTCGACGGCTCCCTCGTGCCGATGTTCGCCACCTCCGACACGGTCACCGTCGGCCACGAGGTCTCCGGTGTGATCCACACGCTCGGCCCCGACCTCAAGCGCGGCCTGCCCGTCGGCACCCGCGTCACCCTGGAGGCCGGCAAGACCTGCGGCACGTGCGCCGGCTGCGTGCGCCACCGCCCCTGCACCCAGGTGCTCACCGCCGGCATCGACTACGACGGCGGCTGGGCCGAGTACATGATCGCCCGCGAGGACACCCTCATCCCCATCCCCGACAGCCTCCCCTTCGACCAGGCCGCGATCATCCCCGACGCGGTCTCCACCCCCTACGCCGCCGTCGTCGCCACCGCGGGCGTCCGTGCCGCCCAGTCCGTCGGCGTCTGGGGCGTGGGCGGAGTCGGCGCCCACAACGTACGCCTCGCCCGCCTGGTCGGCGCCGCCCCGATCATCGCCGTCGACCCGCTGCCCAGCGCCCGCGAGCGCGCCCTGGCCTTCGGCGCGGACCTCGCGCTCGACCCGGCAGCCCCCGACTTCGCCGACCAGGTCCGCGCAGCCACCGGCGGACGCGGCCTCGACTTCGCCTTCGACTGCGCCGGCGTCCCCGCCGTCCGCGACCAGGCCGCCTCCGTGCTCGGCCTGGGCGGCTCCCTCATCCTGGTGGGCATCACACCCCGGCCACTGACCATCACCGAGGGCCTGACCTTCAACTACCTGCAGAAGCAGGTGCGCGGCCACTACGGCGGCTTCCCCGAGTCCGTCTCCGAGCTGGTGCAGCTGACCGCGGCCGGCCGCCTCGACCTGGCCCCCTCCATCACCGACCACGTCCCGCTCGTCGAGGCCGCCGACGCCGTCCACCGACTGGAGAACAAGATCGGCGACCCGATCCGCCTCATCCTCGTCCCCTGA
- a CDS encoding helix-turn-helix domain-containing protein, which produces MNHSEWRTRRHRQLLGEPLDADPEYDRVYEEAGLAMTLGKAVYDRRKQLGLSEADLAERMHVDVDDIEGIETATELPPIAVIMRLARALDLTVDVHLAGGDEPTVTIVAPAA; this is translated from the coding sequence ATGAACCACAGTGAATGGAGGACCCGCCGCCACCGTCAACTGCTGGGCGAACCCCTGGACGCTGACCCCGAGTACGACCGGGTCTACGAAGAGGCCGGCCTCGCCATGACGTTGGGCAAGGCCGTCTACGACCGGCGTAAGCAGCTGGGCCTGAGCGAGGCCGACCTCGCCGAGCGCATGCACGTCGACGTCGATGACATCGAAGGCATCGAGACGGCCACCGAGCTGCCGCCCATCGCGGTCATCATGCGCCTGGCCCGCGCACTGGACCTGACGGTGGACGTGCACCTCGCCGGCGGAGACGAGCCCACCGTCACCATCGTCGCCCCAGCGGCCTGA
- a CDS encoding TetR/AcrR family transcriptional regulator, which yields MPTSAPPKNRFERRRAETRQALVRAARQILAETGDTSASIQAIAERADVGFGSFYNHFESKTELFDAAVTDALEEFGQVIDARVEGIDDPAELVAAGFRLTARMADSHPELMRILRDRGLSHIHSDRGLAPRALRDLEIGIASGRFTSGNATTALSALGGTLLSLVALRLDRPDLDGDEAASDLAEMVLRMLGLAADDAHEVTRRPLPELAR from the coding sequence ATGCCGACGTCAGCCCCGCCCAAGAACCGCTTCGAGCGACGCCGTGCCGAGACCCGCCAGGCGCTCGTCCGCGCGGCCCGGCAGATCCTCGCGGAAACCGGGGACACCAGCGCCAGCATCCAGGCCATCGCCGAGCGCGCCGATGTGGGCTTCGGGTCCTTCTACAACCACTTCGAGTCGAAGACGGAGCTGTTCGACGCGGCGGTAACGGACGCCCTGGAGGAGTTCGGGCAGGTCATCGACGCGCGTGTGGAAGGCATCGACGACCCGGCCGAGCTGGTCGCGGCCGGCTTCCGGCTCACCGCCCGGATGGCCGACTCCCACCCGGAACTCATGCGAATCCTGCGCGACCGCGGCCTGTCGCACATCCACTCCGACCGCGGCCTCGCCCCACGCGCCCTGCGCGACCTGGAGATCGGCATCGCCTCAGGCCGCTTCACCAGCGGCAACGCCACCACCGCCCTGTCCGCCCTGGGCGGCACCCTGCTGTCCCTCGTGGCTCTCCGGCTGGACCGCCCGGACCTCGACGGCGACGAGGCCGCCTCCGACCTGGCCGAGATGGTCCTGCGCATGCTCGGCCTCGCCGCGGACGACGCCCACGAGGTCACCCGTCGCCCGCTGCCTGAACTCGCCCGATGA
- a CDS encoding bifunctional cytochrome P450/NADPH--P450 reductase has protein sequence MTTHSANDLRPIRSPRGIPLLGNTPQIPSTNPTEYFAELSKQFPEGIYGLDIAGIEQIFVYDPDLVAEVSDETRFFKQIEKTPLQHVRDFAGAGLFTAHQHEEEWGMAHRVLLPAFSQRAMRAYYGQMLEIAQNLVGKWERKAGQPVNITDDYTRLTLDTIALSGFGYRFDSFAKEELHPFLNALLGALVESLRRSQELPMMTKLRKADAKKYAENVQLMQDLVESVIKERREGKGTGEDDLLGLMLEATDPETGKRLYDDNVRDQVLTFLIAGHETTSGLLAFATYSLMRNPQVLAQAYAEVDRLLPGDTVPDYDTIMQLDVIPRILDETLRLWAPIPAFGKTAREDTVIGGRYELKKGAKLLILEGPLHTHPKAWDRPDEFDIDRWLPENRVQHHPHAYKPFGNGVRACIGRQFALTEARLALALVLQKFKFSDTNDYKMDPREALTRKPGDFNLVVRTRQEHERTVFSAEALQTDDTQAQASVSGVGVNMTIAYGSSLGSSEDLARTIADRGERSGFGTTLMSLDELGENLPTEGLLVVVASSYNGKAPDNAQRFDDLLAAGLPEGSLSNVRFALLGAGNTQWVATYQAFPKRIEEGLLAAGATPVVERGIADAAGDFDGMATRWMNNLWATLAEEYAADTSQASGPRYQVQLLTESDVRPAIVSEQAYPLTVVANEELVADATGLWDFSIEPPRPSAKSITFELPDGVTYDTGNHLAVFAKNELALVERALRRLGVDYDQVLRLDQPAGGRTHLPVGIPVTAGILLTEFLELQDVATRSQIRTLAEYTECPWTRPQLQAYTADTQEAEERYQKEILGKRISVLGLLERFPAVELPLAVFLEMMGPIRPRFYSISSAPSANPRHVRLTVGLLEGPALSGDGQYRGTCSSYIAALEPGDVVYGYVRVPSPTFAPPADPATPLILIGPGTGIAPLRGFLEERATQHANGTQVGLSQVFVGCRHPEHDYFYQQEMQDWEQAGIAQVHTAYSAVTGHPARFVQNAIANAADTVWQAIEDGAYIYVCGDGRRMAPAVREALAAIHRQKTGSDDASAQQWLAQLEADERYQQDVFA, from the coding sequence ATGACCACGCACTCCGCGAACGACCTTCGCCCCATCCGGTCCCCGCGTGGGATCCCCCTCCTCGGCAACACGCCGCAGATCCCCAGCACCAACCCGACCGAGTACTTCGCCGAGCTGTCCAAGCAGTTCCCCGAGGGCATCTACGGCTTGGACATCGCCGGTATCGAGCAGATCTTCGTCTACGACCCGGACCTGGTGGCCGAGGTCTCCGACGAGACGCGGTTCTTCAAGCAGATCGAGAAGACGCCGCTGCAGCATGTCCGGGACTTCGCGGGCGCGGGCCTGTTCACGGCACACCAGCACGAAGAGGAATGGGGCATGGCACACCGTGTCCTGCTGCCGGCGTTCAGCCAGCGGGCCATGAGGGCCTACTACGGGCAGATGCTGGAGATCGCCCAGAACCTGGTGGGCAAGTGGGAGCGCAAGGCGGGTCAGCCGGTCAACATCACCGACGACTACACCCGGCTGACGCTGGACACCATCGCCCTGTCCGGGTTCGGCTACCGGTTCGACTCCTTCGCCAAGGAGGAGCTGCACCCCTTCCTCAACGCGCTGCTGGGCGCGCTGGTGGAGTCGCTGCGGCGCTCGCAGGAGCTGCCGATGATGACCAAGCTCCGCAAGGCCGATGCCAAGAAGTACGCCGAGAACGTCCAGCTGATGCAGGACCTGGTCGAGAGCGTGATCAAGGAGCGCCGCGAGGGCAAGGGCACCGGTGAGGACGACCTGCTGGGCCTGATGCTGGAGGCCACCGACCCCGAGACCGGCAAGCGGCTGTACGACGACAACGTCCGCGACCAGGTGCTGACGTTCCTGATCGCCGGCCACGAGACCACCAGCGGCCTGCTGGCGTTCGCCACGTACTCGCTGATGCGCAACCCGCAGGTGCTGGCCCAGGCCTACGCCGAGGTGGACCGCCTGCTGCCCGGCGACACCGTCCCGGACTACGACACGATCATGCAGCTGGACGTCATCCCGCGGATCCTGGACGAGACCCTGCGCCTGTGGGCTCCCATCCCGGCGTTCGGCAAGACGGCGCGGGAGGACACCGTCATCGGCGGCCGCTACGAGCTGAAGAAGGGCGCGAAGCTCCTCATCCTGGAGGGCCCGCTGCACACCCACCCCAAGGCCTGGGACCGTCCCGACGAATTCGACATCGACCGCTGGCTGCCGGAGAACCGCGTCCAGCACCACCCGCACGCCTACAAGCCGTTCGGCAACGGTGTGCGTGCCTGCATCGGCCGCCAGTTCGCGCTCACCGAGGCCCGCCTGGCCCTCGCGCTGGTGCTGCAGAAGTTCAAGTTCTCCGACACCAACGACTACAAGATGGACCCCCGGGAGGCGCTGACGCGCAAGCCCGGCGACTTCAACCTTGTCGTACGGACCCGCCAGGAGCACGAGCGGACCGTCTTCAGCGCCGAGGCCCTGCAGACCGACGACACGCAGGCGCAGGCCTCGGTCAGCGGTGTCGGGGTCAACATGACCATCGCCTACGGCTCCAGCCTCGGCTCGAGCGAGGACCTGGCGCGCACCATCGCCGACCGCGGTGAGCGCTCCGGGTTCGGCACCACGCTGATGAGCCTGGACGAGCTGGGCGAGAACCTGCCCACCGAGGGCCTGCTGGTGGTGGTGGCCTCCAGCTACAACGGCAAGGCCCCCGACAACGCGCAGCGCTTCGACGACCTGCTCGCCGCCGGGCTGCCGGAGGGCTCCCTGTCCAACGTGCGGTTCGCGCTGCTGGGCGCCGGCAACACCCAGTGGGTGGCCACCTACCAGGCATTCCCCAAGCGGATCGAGGAAGGTCTGCTGGCCGCCGGCGCCACCCCCGTCGTCGAGCGCGGCATCGCGGACGCCGCCGGTGACTTCGACGGCATGGCCACGCGGTGGATGAACAACCTGTGGGCCACCCTGGCCGAGGAGTACGCCGCCGACACCTCCCAGGCGAGCGGCCCGCGCTACCAGGTGCAGCTGCTCACCGAGTCCGACGTGCGCCCCGCCATCGTCTCCGAGCAGGCGTACCCGCTCACCGTGGTGGCCAACGAGGAACTCGTCGCCGACGCGACCGGCCTGTGGGACTTCAGCATCGAGCCGCCGCGCCCGTCCGCGAAGTCCATCACCTTCGAGCTGCCCGACGGCGTCACCTACGACACCGGCAACCACCTGGCCGTCTTCGCCAAGAACGAACTCGCCCTGGTGGAGCGCGCGCTGAGGCGGCTCGGCGTCGACTACGACCAGGTGCTCCGGCTCGACCAGCCGGCCGGTGGCCGCACCCACCTGCCGGTCGGCATCCCGGTCACCGCCGGCATCCTGCTCACCGAGTTCCTGGAACTGCAGGACGTGGCCACCCGCTCCCAGATCCGGACGCTCGCCGAGTACACCGAGTGCCCGTGGACCCGGCCGCAGCTCCAGGCGTACACCGCCGACACCCAGGAGGCCGAGGAGCGCTATCAGAAGGAGATCCTCGGCAAGCGCATCTCGGTGCTGGGCCTGTTGGAGCGGTTCCCCGCCGTCGAGCTGCCGCTGGCGGTCTTCCTGGAGATGATGGGCCCGATCCGCCCGCGCTTCTACTCCATCTCCTCCGCCCCGTCGGCCAACCCGCGCCACGTGCGCCTGACCGTCGGCCTGCTGGAAGGCCCGGCCCTGTCCGGCGACGGCCAGTACCGCGGCACCTGCTCCTCCTACATCGCGGCCCTCGAGCCCGGAGACGTCGTCTACGGCTACGTCCGCGTCCCCTCCCCGACGTTCGCCCCGCCCGCCGACCCCGCCACGCCGCTGATCCTCATCGGCCCCGGCACCGGCATCGCGCCGCTGCGCGGCTTCCTGGAGGAGCGGGCGACGCAGCACGCGAACGGCACCCAGGTGGGCCTGTCCCAGGTGTTCGTCGGCTGCCGCCACCCGGAGCACGACTACTTCTACCAGCAGGAGATGCAGGACTGGGAGCAGGCCGGCATCGCCCAGGTGCACACCGCCTACTCGGCGGTGACCGGCCACCCGGCCCGGTTCGTGCAGAACGCCATCGCCAATGCCGCCGACACGGTGTGGCAGGCCATCGAGGACGGCGCGTACATCTACGTCTGCGGTGACGGCCGCCGCATGGCCCCCGCCGTCCGCGAGGCACTCGCCGCCATCCACCGTCAGAAGACCGGCAGCGACGACGCGAGCGCCCAGCAGTGGCTCGCCCAGCTCGAAGCGGACGAGCGCTACCAGCAGGACGTCTTCGCCTGA
- the mhpA gene encoding bifunctional 3-(3-hydroxy-phenyl)propionate/3-hydroxycinnamic acid hydroxylase MhpA — protein MSAATRRPVVIIGAGPVGVTAALLLARRGVRSVVLERHQDIYPLPRAVAVDDEIHRILQSVGVHEEFTALARPELGLRLLDARRRVIAEFPRSLDGHHGFPQTSMFDQPELERLLRDALARRPECELWGGVEVVSVTQPTDGTAPVRVTFRRDGSDEEEHLWADAALGCDGAGSLTRDAVGAAWEDLHFQESWRVIDVRTSLPVRTWDGAEQICCPNQPATFMRISEDRYRWEFRLADDQNLEGPDGWERLRELVAPWVDLPASQSDDFEVIRQARYTFRARLADRWQRGRVFLLGDAAHLTPPFVGQGLCAGLRDAYNLTWKLARVLQQGADERLLGTYERERKPHVRHVIRVAVAVGWVMTGGQDRGAAIRRAVVGTACRIPGVTAAVSRDLSPALTANPLVRRRPRLTGRSLAGTLCPQPWVIVGGRRERLDDILGDSFAVLTAVPPTARMTGVAAALGASVIHVGDLDDDGTLAAWLAGGWADAVLLRPDRVVMDTVPAGTGDFTDAAAWAPLLHTARRPAEARPAP, from the coding sequence GTGAGCGCGGCAACCCGGCGACCGGTGGTGATCATCGGCGCGGGCCCCGTCGGGGTCACGGCCGCGCTCCTGCTTGCCCGACGTGGGGTACGCAGCGTCGTCCTGGAACGCCACCAGGACATCTACCCCCTGCCACGCGCCGTCGCCGTGGACGACGAGATCCACCGGATCCTGCAGAGCGTCGGTGTCCACGAGGAGTTCACAGCCCTCGCCCGCCCCGAGCTCGGGCTGCGGCTGCTCGACGCCCGGCGCCGCGTGATCGCCGAGTTCCCGCGGTCCCTGGACGGACACCACGGCTTCCCCCAGACCAGCATGTTCGACCAGCCCGAACTGGAACGCCTGCTGCGCGACGCCCTGGCGCGCCGCCCGGAGTGCGAGCTGTGGGGCGGGGTGGAGGTCGTGTCCGTCACCCAGCCCACCGACGGCACGGCTCCCGTCCGGGTCACCTTCCGCCGCGACGGCAGTGACGAGGAGGAGCACCTGTGGGCCGATGCCGCCCTCGGCTGCGACGGCGCGGGCAGCCTCACCCGCGACGCCGTCGGCGCCGCCTGGGAGGACCTGCACTTCCAGGAGAGCTGGCGGGTCATCGACGTCCGCACCAGCCTCCCGGTGCGCACCTGGGACGGCGCCGAGCAGATCTGCTGCCCCAACCAGCCGGCCACCTTCATGCGCATCAGCGAGGACCGCTACCGCTGGGAGTTCCGGCTGGCCGACGACCAGAATCTGGAGGGCCCGGACGGATGGGAGCGCCTGCGTGAGCTGGTCGCCCCCTGGGTGGACCTGCCGGCCTCGCAGAGCGACGACTTCGAGGTGATCCGGCAGGCGCGGTACACCTTCCGGGCCCGCCTCGCCGACCGGTGGCAGCGGGGGCGCGTCTTCCTGCTGGGCGACGCGGCCCACCTCACGCCGCCCTTCGTCGGTCAGGGGCTGTGCGCGGGTCTGCGGGACGCCTACAACCTGACCTGGAAACTCGCCCGTGTTCTCCAGCAGGGTGCGGACGAGCGACTGCTGGGCACCTACGAGCGTGAGCGCAAGCCGCACGTCCGCCACGTGATCAGGGTCGCGGTCGCCGTCGGCTGGGTCATGACCGGTGGACAGGACCGCGGTGCGGCCATCCGCCGGGCCGTGGTGGGCACGGCCTGCCGTATCCCTGGCGTGACCGCGGCGGTGAGCCGCGACCTCAGTCCCGCACTGACCGCCAATCCGCTGGTACGACGCCGCCCCCGGCTGACCGGCCGCTCACTGGCGGGCACCCTCTGCCCGCAACCCTGGGTGATCGTCGGCGGCAGGCGAGAGCGCCTCGACGACATCCTCGGGGACTCCTTCGCCGTGCTGACCGCCGTGCCGCCCACGGCACGGATGACGGGCGTGGCCGCGGCCCTGGGCGCATCCGTGATCCATGTCGGCGACCTGGACGACGACGGAACGCTGGCCGCCTGGCTGGCAGGCGGCTGGGCGGACGCCGTCCTGCTGCGCCCCGACCGTGTCGTGATGGACACCGTCCCCGCCGGCACCGGCGACTTCACCGACGCCGCCGCCTGGGCTCCCCTGCTGCACACGGCCCGCCGCCCCGCCGAAGCCCGGCCCGCACCCTGA
- a CDS encoding VOC family protein produces the protein MSHIPVNKGGPLTPHQDLHSEQGALRGEHPGRARNPVIKVADLAWLEFEKPDLDRAEVFARDFGFAIAARTDHELWLRGTFAGTPSMVIRRGRASRFVGPAFRAAERADLDRLARATDSAVRDIAVPGGGQSVSMLDPSGLPVRVVHCAEQLPALPEQEPLILNFGTGHRRTNATQRPPREPSRIQRLGHVVLETRTFTRTLDWYLDTLGMIVSDFLFLDGQRRRGPTMAFIRCDQGSVAVDHHTLALHLGPGNGYVHSAYQVTDLDAIAAGGEYLAERGYQRSWGIGRHIQGSQLFDYWRDPDHFMLEHFADGDLFSCDLEPGWAPMSASGLAQWGPPVTRDFLGANPSPAKLREVMTALRGDNELDPARLLGLMKAMSS, from the coding sequence ATGTCCCACATCCCCGTTAACAAGGGCGGTCCTCTGACGCCCCACCAAGACCTCCACAGTGAGCAGGGCGCCCTGCGCGGTGAACACCCCGGACGAGCCCGGAATCCGGTGATCAAAGTGGCGGATCTGGCCTGGCTGGAGTTCGAGAAGCCGGACCTGGACCGGGCCGAGGTGTTCGCCCGTGACTTCGGCTTCGCGATCGCCGCCCGCACCGATCACGAGCTGTGGCTGCGCGGCACCTTCGCGGGCACACCCTCCATGGTCATCCGGCGCGGGCGTGCGTCCCGCTTCGTCGGGCCGGCGTTCCGCGCGGCCGAGCGGGCCGATCTCGACCGGCTGGCCCGCGCCACCGACAGCGCCGTCCGGGACATCGCCGTACCGGGCGGCGGGCAGTCGGTCAGCATGCTCGACCCCTCGGGCCTTCCGGTCCGGGTCGTGCACTGCGCCGAACAGCTGCCCGCCTTGCCCGAGCAGGAGCCGCTGATCCTCAACTTCGGCACCGGACACCGCCGCACCAACGCCACCCAGCGTCCGCCCCGTGAGCCGTCCCGTATCCAGCGCCTGGGCCATGTGGTGCTGGAGACGCGGACGTTCACCCGCACGCTGGACTGGTACCTGGACACCCTCGGCATGATCGTGTCCGACTTCCTGTTCCTGGACGGGCAGCGCCGGCGCGGGCCGACCATGGCGTTCATCCGCTGCGACCAGGGAAGCGTCGCGGTCGACCACCACACGCTGGCCCTGCACCTGGGTCCGGGCAACGGCTACGTCCACTCCGCCTACCAGGTCACCGACCTCGACGCGATCGCCGCCGGCGGCGAGTACCTCGCCGAGCGTGGCTACCAGCGCAGCTGGGGAATCGGCCGGCACATCCAGGGCAGCCAGCTCTTCGACTACTGGCGCGATCCCGACCACTTCATGCTGGAGCACTTCGCCGACGGCGACCTGTTCTCCTGCGACCTCGAACCCGGCTGGGCGCCGATGTCGGCGAGCGGTCTCGCGCAGTGGGGGCCGCCGGTCACCCGCGACTTCCTGGGCGCCAACCCGTCCCCCGCCAAGCTCCGCGAGGTCATGACGGCCCTGCGCGGCGACAACGAACTCGACCCCGCCCGCCTGCTGGGCCTGATGAAAGCGATGAGCTCATGA